Genomic segment of Salvia hispanica cultivar TCC Black 2014 chromosome 2, UniMelb_Shisp_WGS_1.0, whole genome shotgun sequence:
AGGACTTTAGAACAGAACGCAACTCAACTCGTCCACTGCTGGCAAAACGTGGCTCCAAATCTAGACAAAGATTTGTTCGTCTCCGTCGTTTTAACAAGGGTGAATTCCAGCCAAGGTGGACGGAACGCCACCATCGAGGCCAACTTCTGGTCACTTTTCCTAGGCGGAACCGACAGATTACTTCCGATGATGCAAGAAAGCTTCCCTGAGTTAGGTTTAGTGAAAGAAGACTGCGTCGAAATGAGCTGGATCCAATCTGTCTTATATTTTTCAGAAGTCCCCATAATACCACCTTCTCATCAACAGCCACTCGAATTTCTACTTAACCGAACTCAAAGAAACCTAGGATACCTCAAAGTGAAATCAGATTATGTCCAAAAACCTATTCCTGAATTAGGGTTACAAGGAATTGAGAGACTACTATACGAACCAGAAATTTCAGCTTTTGTCGTAATGATCCCATATGGTGGAAGAATGTCTGAAATTTCTGAATCAGAAAGTCCATTTCCTCACAGGGCTGGTAACTTGTTCAAGATTGCTGGCGATGTGGCTTGGGCAGGCAACGAGTCTCGAGATTCGGATAGGAACATAGGTTGGAGCAGAAGGTACTACAGTTACATGGCTCCTTTTGTTTCGAGTAATCCCAGAGAAGCATACCTTAACTACAGAGATCTCGACATTGGAGTCAATAACGTTGGAGAAGAGACGAGTTATGCACAGGCCAGCATTTGGggtatgaaatattttaagaataatttCGATCGTCTTGTTCAGGTGAAGACCGTGGTTGATCCCAATAATTTCTTCAAGAATGAACAGAGCATTCCGCCGTTGGATGATTGAGATATATCTTCATCTCAGTCCCCTCCATGCTGAATGAAGGGTTCTTATAATTATTAGATGTAATATcttacaataaaatgttgttgttttgatttgaaTGTAGggttattatatttatttgaggTAATTTCTTAGAATAAAATGCTATAGTTTGATTTGAATAAAGGTTTCTTACAATAAAATGTTacaacatcattttatttgtacTTTATTACGTTCTTTTTATGATCCTATTAAAtgcatcattatttttaatattaatatttttttaaaaaatggttattttgattttgccTTACCAATAAAAGGCATATTAgtagttaaaatatttattgtacGTAGGTCACAATTAAtatgatataaattaaaacatcaaactGACCATCTTAAACTACTTTTTAATAGACAGACAAACATTCGAGTTTATTGTGACGAagtgtttaaatttaaatttatggtAGATAATGCTCATAAATTTGTCATGATCTTTAAACGACAAAGGGTATTT
This window contains:
- the LOC125208389 gene encoding cannabidiolic acid synthase-like; the protein is MKTPSISSLTFILLLIISCSWAASADDHDDFLECLTEQFRNYSSISNDVYTPINSSYTSVLQFSIRNLRFVSGSTPKPQVIITPEHESQIPPIIYCAEENDMEIRTRSGGHDLEGLSYVSRVPFVIIDLINLSEITVDAQEKTAWVEAGATIGSLYYRIAEKSPVLGFPAGVCPTVGVGGHFSGGGWGPMLRKYGLAADNVIDARIVDAKGRILDRTSMGEDLFWAIRGGGGASFGVITAWKVQLVDVPETVTAFSVRRTLEQNATQLVHCWQNVAPNLDKDLFVSVVLTRVNSSQGGRNATIEANFWSLFLGGTDRLLPMMQESFPELGLVKEDCVEMSWIQSVLYFSEVPIIPPSHQQPLEFLLNRTQRNLGYLKVKSDYVQKPIPELGLQGIERLLYEPEISAFVVMIPYGGRMSEISESESPFPHRAGNLFKIAGDVAWAGNESRDSDRNIGWSRRYYSYMAPFVSSNPREAYLNYRDLDIGVNNVGEETSYAQASIWGMKYFKNNFDRLVQVKTVVDPNNFFKNEQSIPPLDD